A segment of the Candidatus Andeanibacterium colombiense genome:
ATCACCTTCCCAGCAATGCCCGGCGCTGCAAGCGCTGTGGGCTTCATAGTGATCTCCCGCCACGGGAGAGCGGGAAGAGAGAACAGATGACGCAATATCCCTCCCTCTACATGGTGATCGACGGCGAGCAGGTCTCGGGTGGCGGACGCCGGACTTTCCCGGTGGTCAATCCGGCGACCGGCGAGACGATCGGCGAATTGCCGCTGGCCGAGGCCGCCGACGTCGACCGCGCGCTCGAAACCGCCGCGCGCGGGTTCCAGATCTGGCGCAAGGCCCCGGCGGCCGAGCGCGCCGCGGTGCTGCAGGGCGCCGCGCGGCTGATGGTCGAGCGCGCCGACGATCTCGCCCGCATCGCGACGACCGAGCAGGGCAAGCCGTTCGGCGAAGCCCGCATCGAAGTGATGATGAATGTCGGCCTGTTCAATTTCTACGCCGGCGAGACCCAGCGTATCTATGGCCGCGAACTGGTGCGCGGCGACGGCTTCCGTTCGACCGTGCGGCACGAGCCGGTCGGCCCGGTCGCGGCCTTCGCGCCGTGGAACTTCCCGCTCGGCAATGTCGGGCGCAAGCTCGGCGCGCCGATCGCGGCGGGCTGCTCGGTGATCCTCAAGGCCGCCGAAGAAACCCCGGCCAGCGCGCTCGGCGTGCTGCAGTGCCTGTATGATGCCGGCCTGCCCAAGGAAGTGGCGCAGGCGGTGTTCGGGGTTCCGGACGAGGTCAGCCGGCATTTGCTGAACAGCCCGGTGATCCGCAAGCTCAGCTTCACCGGCTCGACCGTGATCGGCAAGCACCTCGCGAAGATCGCGGCCGACAACATGCTGCGCACCACGATGGAGCTGGGCGGCCACGGCCCGGTGCTGGTGTTCGGCGACAGCGATCTCGAGCGAGCGCTCGATACGGCGGTCGCGGGCAAATACCGCAACGCCGGGCAGGTCTGCGTTTCGCCGACCCGCTTCATCGTCGAGGAGAACATCTTCGAGAAGTTCCGCGACGGCTTCGTCGAACGGGCGAAGAAAGTGAAGGTCGGCAACGGGCTCGACGCGGATACGCAGATGGGCCCGATGGCCAATCCACGCCGCCCCGAAGCGATCGATCGGCTGATCGCCAATGCGAAGGACAAGGGCGCGAAGCTCGACCTCGGCGGCGAACGGATCGGCAATCAGGGCTTCTTCTATGCCCCTTCGATCCTGAGCGAGATTCCGCTCGATGCCGACATCATGAACGAGGAGCCGTTCGGCCCGGTCGCGCTGATCAACCCGTTCAAGGGCGAGGCAGAGATGATCGCCGAGGCGAACCGCCTGCCCTACGGCCTCGCCGCCTATGCGTGGAGCGGCGACGCGAAGCGCCAGCAGCGCCTCGCCCGCGAGCTCGAGGCCGGGATGGTCGGAATCAACAGCCACATGATCGGCGGCGCCGATGCGCCGTTCGGCGGGGTCAAATGGTCCGGCCACGGCAGCGAGGACGGACCGGAAGGCCTGCTCGCCTGCATGGTGTTGAAGGCGGTGCACGAGGGGTAAACCCCGGCATCTGGAGAGGAGCCGAGTATGGACGACAAGACCCTGCCCGCCGGCAGGCTGGACGCTGCCATCCATGCGATGGAAGCGGCACTCGGCTCCGAAAACGTCATCATCGATGCGGCCGGGATGGCCGATCACGACACCAAGAACGAAAGCCAGGCCTGCGATGCCTATGCGGCGACCAAGGCGATGCTCGAACCGGCGGCCAAGCTCGGCTATGGCGAATACCGCAGCCATGTCGATTTCATGGACGAGGTCGCCTCCGTCCGGCTTAATCCTCTGCGCACTCCCTCCACTCTGCATCTCTGCGAGAAACATTAATGACTCACGAACTGAAAACCGGCGGCGACCGCGGCTATCTCCGCATCGCCACCGAAGAAGCTTTCGCCACCCAGGAACAGTTCGACGCGATCATGGACCTCGTCCGTTCGGGCCATGCGGATAAGGGCACGATGTCGCTGTGGGGCTTTTACGGCACCAGCCCGTCGGAACGCACGACCTTCATCCGCGAGCGGCTGCTCGATCTGGGCGAATTGCGCATCCAGGCGATGGATGAGAGCGGGATCGACAAGGCGGTGCTGGCGATGACCTCGCCCGGCGTCCAGCCGCTGCTCGATGACGAACAGGCCAAGGGCATCGCGCGCCGGGGCAACGACATCCTCAAGGCAGCGTGCGAGAAATATCCGGATCGCTTCCACGGGATGATCGCGGTCGCGCCGCAGGATGCGGCGTTCTCGGTCGAGGAACTGAAGCGCGGCAAGGAGGAACTCGGCTTCCACGGCGTGCAGATCAACAGCCACACCAAGGGGCATTATCTGGATGAGGAGCAGTTCGATCCGATCCTGCGCGCCTGCGCCGATCTCGACCTGCCGCTCTACATCCACCCGCAGGGCCCGCCCGACGAGATGATCGGCGACATGGTCGGCGCCGGGCTCGACGGGGCGATCTACGGCTTCGCGGTCGAGACCAGCTACCATGCGCTGCGCCTGCTCACGACCGGGGTGTTCGACCGCTATCCGAACCTCCAGCTGATGCTCGGCCACGGCTGCGAGGGGCTGCCCTATATGCTCTACCGGCTGAACTACATGCACCAGGCGGGCCTGCGCAGCGGGCGCTATCCGCGGCTCAAGCCGCTGCAGCACGATCTGTTCCACTACATGCGCACCAACGTGCTGGCGACCAACAGCGGGTTGCCGTTCGGCCCGGCGATCAAGACCATGATCGAGGTGATGGGCGAGGACCGGGTGATGTATGCGATGGATTATCCATACCAGTTCCTGCCCGAGGAAGTGGTGCTGATGGACAATCTCGACATCACCGACGGGCAGAAGAAGAAGTTCTTCCAGACCAATGCGGAACGTTGGTTCAAGCTTTAAGGAGAATGCGATGACGACTTACGCGGTAACCGCAGCGTCGGGCCAACTCGGCCGGCTGGTGCTCGATGCGCTGCTTGAGAAAGTGGCCGCGACCGATGTGGTGGCATTGGCGCGCGATCCGGCGAAGCTCAGCGACTATGCCCGCCGCGGCGTGAGCGTGCGGGTGGGGGATTACGATCAGCCCGAAACCCTCGCGACCGGGCTTGCCGGGGTCGACCGACTGCTGCTGATCTCCGGCAGCGCCCTCGGCGAACGACCGCGCCAGCATCAGGCGGTGATCGACGCGGCGAAGGCGGCGGGGGTGAGCTACATCGCCTATACCTCGATCCTTCACGCCGACCGCAGCCCGATCAAATTGGGCGCAGAACACCGCGCGACCGAGGCTTCGCTCGCCGCGAGCGGGCTTGCCTACGATCTGCTGCGCAACGGCTGGTACAATGAGAACTACATCCATTCGCTGAAAGCCCAGGTCGCGGCGGGCGAGATCACCGGGGCGCAGGGCGAGGGCAAGATCAATTCCGCCAGCCGCGCCGATCTCGCGGAGGGAGCCGCGGCCGTGCTGGTCAACGGCAAGGGCGGCGACATTTACGAACTTGCCGGGGACCACGGCTGGACCCTCGCCGAATTCGCCGCCGAGGTTTCGCGTCAGGCGGGCAAGCCGGTCGCCTATCGCAATTACAACGAGGAAGATTACGCCCAGTCGCTGGTCGCAATCGGTTTCCCCGAATACATCGCCAAGGTGATCGCCAATTCGGGCTACAGCACCTCGCTCGGCGCGCTCGAGGAAAGCGGCGGGACCCTCGGCCGGCTGATCGGCCGCCCGACCACGCCGATTGCGGAGACTATCCGGGCCGCTCTGCTGTAACACGATAAAAAAACAGCGAATCGGGGAGGAGACCGAGGATGGCGACGCAGGCTGCCGACGACGGCATGAGACAGGGCGCGAAGGTCACCCGCGCGGGATGGTACGCGCTGACCCTGGTGAGCGCGGCGCAGGCGTTGAGCCTGCTCGACCGGCAGATCCTCTCGATCCTCGGGCCCAGCATCATCAAGGACCTCGGCATCGGCGGGGCCGAGCTCGGCCTGCTCTACGGCACGGTCTTTGCGCTGTTCTACGCGCTGTTCTCGCTCCCGCTCGGGCGGCTGGTCGATGGCTGGGTGCGGACCAAACTGCTCGGGATCTGCCTGCTCGCCTGGTCGGTTTCGGCCGGGATGGCGGCCTTCGCCAACGGCTTTGCGATGCTCGCGCTCTCGCGGCTCGGCGTCGGGGTCGGCGAAGGCGCGACCCAGCCGGCGGCCAATTCGATCATCTTCGATGAATTCCCGCGCGAACAACGCGGCACCGCGATGGCCGCGCTCGGCATCGCGGTCGCGCTCGGGCTCGGCCTGTCGATGACGCTCGGCGGCGTGGTCGCGCAGTGGTGGGATACGCATTACGCGACTGCCGGCGGGTTCAGGGGCTGGCAGGTGGCCTTCGTGGTCGCGGCTTTGCCGGGCCTGCCGCTCGCCTGGCTGATCTGGCGGATGAAGGAGCCCAAGCGCGGCGCGATGGACGGGATCGTCACCCCTCCCGATCCGGCGCCGTTCAGGGCCAGCGCCGCGGTGCTCGGCGCGGTGACCCCCGGGGCCAACTGGATTGCGCTGTGGCAGCGAAATGCCGGGGCGAAGCAGTGGACGATCAACCTCGCCGGCCTCGCGGTGATCGTCGCAACCTGCGTAGCCATGACGCGGCTGACCCAGGGCTTCTCCCCGCGCCCGCCGATCGAAGCGCTCGGCCTGTCGCTCGATCCGCATGTGATGCAATGGTTCGTCGCCGGCTTCGGCGCCTTCGTGATCCTCAATCTGTTCCAGTCGCTCAAGCTGACCGACAAGCCGACCTATGCGGTGGTGATGTCGCCCTCGCTGGTGCTGCTGATGGTGGTCGGCGGGCTGCAGACCGCGATCAATTACGGGGTGATGGGCTTTACTCCGACCTTCCTCGTCACCCATTACGGCCTGTCGCAGGCGGAGACCGGGCTCCAGTTCGGGCTGCTGTCGGCCGCGCTCGGGATCGTCGGCCCGATCGTCGCCGGGCCGCTGTCGGACTGGCTGACCCGCCGCCTCGGCGGCAAGGGCCGGGTGCTGCTGACCGTGGTCTCGCTCGGCATCTCGCCGTTTTTCGGGATCTGGGCCTACAGCGCGGGCGATGCGGGCAGCTTCTACTGGCGCTTCTCGGTCTACAGCCTGATCCTCACGCTGTGGCTGCCGCCGATCTATTCGCTGATGTACGATCTGGTGCTGCCGCGGATGCGCGGGATCACCTCTTCGACCTATATCATCATCTCGACCCTGCTCGGGCTCGGCATGGGGCCCTATTTCGTCGGCATCGTCGCCGACCGGACCAAGGGCGATTTC
Coding sequences within it:
- a CDS encoding NAD-dependent succinate-semialdehyde dehydrogenase encodes the protein MTQYPSLYMVIDGEQVSGGGRRTFPVVNPATGETIGELPLAEAADVDRALETAARGFQIWRKAPAAERAAVLQGAARLMVERADDLARIATTEQGKPFGEARIEVMMNVGLFNFYAGETQRIYGRELVRGDGFRSTVRHEPVGPVAAFAPWNFPLGNVGRKLGAPIAAGCSVILKAAEETPASALGVLQCLYDAGLPKEVAQAVFGVPDEVSRHLLNSPVIRKLSFTGSTVIGKHLAKIAADNMLRTTMELGGHGPVLVFGDSDLERALDTAVAGKYRNAGQVCVSPTRFIVEENIFEKFRDGFVERAKKVKVGNGLDADTQMGPMANPRRPEAIDRLIANAKDKGAKLDLGGERIGNQGFFYAPSILSEIPLDADIMNEEPFGPVALINPFKGEAEMIAEANRLPYGLAAYAWSGDAKRQQRLARELEAGMVGINSHMIGGADAPFGGVKWSGHGSEDGPEGLLACMVLKAVHEG
- a CDS encoding SDR family oxidoreductase, with product MTTYAVTAASGQLGRLVLDALLEKVAATDVVALARDPAKLSDYARRGVSVRVGDYDQPETLATGLAGVDRLLLISGSALGERPRQHQAVIDAAKAAGVSYIAYTSILHADRSPIKLGAEHRATEASLAASGLAYDLLRNGWYNENYIHSLKAQVAAGEITGAQGEGKINSASRADLAEGAAAVLVNGKGGDIYELAGDHGWTLAEFAAEVSRQAGKPVAYRNYNEEDYAQSLVAIGFPEYIAKVIANSGYSTSLGALEESGGTLGRLIGRPTTPIAETIRAALL
- a CDS encoding amidohydrolase family protein, with the translated sequence MTHELKTGGDRGYLRIATEEAFATQEQFDAIMDLVRSGHADKGTMSLWGFYGTSPSERTTFIRERLLDLGELRIQAMDESGIDKAVLAMTSPGVQPLLDDEQAKGIARRGNDILKAACEKYPDRFHGMIAVAPQDAAFSVEELKRGKEELGFHGVQINSHTKGHYLDEEQFDPILRACADLDLPLYIHPQGPPDEMIGDMVGAGLDGAIYGFAVETSYHALRLLTTGVFDRYPNLQLMLGHGCEGLPYMLYRLNYMHQAGLRSGRYPRLKPLQHDLFHYMRTNVLATNSGLPFGPAIKTMIEVMGEDRVMYAMDYPYQFLPEEVVLMDNLDITDGQKKKFFQTNAERWFKL
- a CDS encoding MFS transporter, which gives rise to MATQAADDGMRQGAKVTRAGWYALTLVSAAQALSLLDRQILSILGPSIIKDLGIGGAELGLLYGTVFALFYALFSLPLGRLVDGWVRTKLLGICLLAWSVSAGMAAFANGFAMLALSRLGVGVGEGATQPAANSIIFDEFPREQRGTAMAALGIAVALGLGLSMTLGGVVAQWWDTHYATAGGFRGWQVAFVVAALPGLPLAWLIWRMKEPKRGAMDGIVTPPDPAPFRASAAVLGAVTPGANWIALWQRNAGAKQWTINLAGLAVIVATCVAMTRLTQGFSPRPPIEALGLSLDPHVMQWFVAGFGAFVILNLFQSLKLTDKPTYAVVMSPSLVLLMVVGGLQTAINYGVMGFTPTFLVTHYGLSQAETGLQFGLLSAALGIVGPIVAGPLSDWLTRRLGGKGRVLLTVVSLGISPFFGIWAYSAGDAGSFYWRFSVYSLILTLWLPPIYSLMYDLVLPRMRGITSSTYIIISTLLGLGMGPYFVGIVADRTKGDFGTAIMSINFVAPIIVVLLAIVFFRIVKDENSMMDRARSGGEAV